The following proteins are co-located in the Procambarus clarkii isolate CNS0578487 chromosome 4, FALCON_Pclarkii_2.0, whole genome shotgun sequence genome:
- the LOC138371284 gene encoding collagen alpha-1(I) chain-like gives MGLQTSRDIQDTSRGLHRPPGNFRRAFRVLLGPPGGIQGPPGKFRGPPEASGGPPRTSRGPPRASQRHPGASRDILEASRDLQGPQGTYRDIQGNSRDIQGAFRDLRRPQMTSRDIQVAPMGLPGAFRGLQGTSTDLHGHPGSLQGLQGAFRGLVDLQGLEVASRGPPGAFWRPPEISRGLKGPPGTFNGPPGASRDLQGISGGLQEPSGGPLEGLGGPPGNSRGSPRTSWEPPVTSTGIQGLPVASKGSPGFSRDIQGRLQGPLGDPQGPPGNFRGLQGGSRASEDLQGPPGNLRGLQGPPETSNGLQGPQGTSRNIWLASRNFMGLQGPPRTSWGPPRTSWGPPRTSWGPPDISKGHSGGLQRPPVTSMSFQGPPEASRDLQVVSKGLQEPPGTSKEFQGGLQEPLGVSRDL, from the exons ATGGGCCTCCAGACCTCCAGGGACATCCAGGATACCTCCAGGGGCCTCCATAGACCTCCGGGGAATTTCAGG AGAGCCTTCAGGGTCCTCCTGGGACCTCCAGGGGGcatccagggacctccagggaaaTTCAGGGGGCCTCCAGAGGCCTCAGGGGGCCCGCCAAGGACCTCTAGGGGGCCTCCAAGGGCCTCTCAGAGACATCCGggggcctccagggacatccTAGAGGCCTCCAGAGACCTTCAGGGCCCTCAAGGGACCTACAGGGACATCCAGGGGAACTCCAGGGACATTCAAGGGGCCTTCAGGGACCTCCGGAGACCTCAAATGACCTCCAGGGACATTCAGGTGGCCCCCATGGGGCTTCCAGGGGCCTTTAGGGGTCTCCAGGGGACCTCCACAGACCTCCACGGACATCCAGGGAGCCTCCAAGGACTTCAAGGGGCATTCAGGGGCCTCGTAGATCTCCAGGGACTTGAAGTGGCCTCTAGGGGGCCTCCAGGGGCATTTTGGAGGCCTCCAGAGATCTCCAGGGGCCTTAAGGGACCTCCAGGGACATTTAAtggacctccaggggcctccagagacctccagggaATTTCAGGGGGCCTCCAGGAACCTTCTGGG GGACCTCTAGAAGGCCTGGGGGGGCCTCCAGGTAACTCCAGGGGATCTCCTCGGACATCCTGGGAGCCTCCAGTGACTTCAACGGGCATCCAGGGGCTTCCAGTGGCATCCAAGGGGTCTCCAGGGTTCTCCAGGGACATCCAGGGGCGCCTTCAAGGACCTCTAGGAGAtccccaggggcctccagggaatTTTAGGGGCCTTCAGGGAGGCTCCAGGGCCTCTGAGGACCTTCAGGGTCCTCCAGGAAACCTTAGAggtctccaggggcctccagagacctccaacggcctccagggacctcaaggAACCTCCAGGAACATTTGGTTGGCCTCCAGAAACTTTATGGGTCTCCAGGGGCCTCCAAGGACATCCTGGGGGCCTCCAAGGACATCCTGGGGGCCTCCAAGGACATCCTGGGGGCCTCCAGATATCTCAAAGGGACATTCAGGGGGCCTCCAGAGGCCTCCAGTGACCTCCATGAGCTTCCAGGGACCTCCAGAGGCCTCAAGGGACCTTCAGGTGGTCTCCAAGGGCCTCCAGgaacctccagggacctccaaggAATTTCAGGGTGGCCTCCAGGAACCTTTAGGTGTCTCCAGGGACCTTTAG
- the LOC138371296 gene encoding collagen alpha-1(I) chain-like, translating to MDGLKWPLKGFQCPPRTSRGPPGTSNGLRRSLRGLQGPPETSNEFQGGLQGPQEHLGGSPRASRDLNEPLGGLQGLQGISREGPPGSSWDLQEHQGGGPPGTSRRLQRPPGNFSGPPAASGDRQGPLKGLQGPSGASRGLKDHQGHLEISRDIQGPPEASRDLQGHSGGFQIPPGAFRNLQEPPLGATRGSSRASRGFQVPQGAFRGPPETSRGLKESPGYLQGPQGYLQDVPGGPKRPLEVPGSPLRPAEIPWRYLEAPEGPPRASRGLKGPPENFKWPPRTSRVLKEPLGGPPGTSWRLPETSRDLQGISRAFRGLQEPLGGLQRHPGASRDFKGPLGGLRGPPWTSRDIQGVSRDLKAPPETSREFQGASRGFKDLQGPLETPKRPLGASRLPPPTSRDFKGHPKASTDIQGASRDLQGSPGASRDLQGPPTASKDILGASRDLQGNPGASRHLKGACKWPPGTSWGPTETSRGLQGYLGDFQGPPETSREF from the exons ATGGATG GCCTCAAGTGGCCTCTAAAAGGCTTCCAGTGTCCTCCTAGGACCTCtagggggcctccagggacctccaacGGCCTCCGGAGATCTCttaggggcctccagggacctccagagaCCTCCAATGAATTTCaggggggcctccaggggcctcagGAACATTTAGGG GGGTCTCCAAGGGCCTCAAGGGACCTGAACGAACCTCTAGGGGGCCTCCAGGGGCTTCAAGGGATCTCAAGGGAGGGGCCTCCTGGGTCCTCCTGGGACCTCCAGGAACATCAAGGGGGGGGACCTCCGGGGACCTCAAGGcgcctccagagacctccagggaATTTCAGTGGACCTCCTGCGGCCTCAGGGGACCGCCAGGGACCTCTAAAGGGCCTCCAAGGGCCTTCAGGGGCGTCCAGGGGCCTAAAGGACCACCAGGGACATCTAGAGATCTCCAGGGACATTCAGGGGCCTCCAGAGGCTTCAAGGGACCTACAGGGACATTCAGGTGGCTTCCAGATACCACCAGGGGCCTTTAGGAACCTCCAGGAACCTCCtttaggggccaccaggggaagtTCAAGGGCCTCCAGGGGCTTTCAAGTACCTCAAGGGGCATTTCGagggcctccagagacctccaggggcctcaaGGAATCTCCAGGATACCTCCAGGGACCTCAAGGATACCTCCAG GATGTCCCTGGAGGTCCCAAGAGGCCCCTAGAGGTTCCTGGCAGTCCCTTGAGGCCCGCTGAAATTCCCTGGAGGTATCTGGAGGCCCCTGAAGGACCTCCAAGGGCCTCCAGGGGGCTCAAGGGACCGCCAGAGAATTTCAAATGGCCTCCAAGGACCTCTAGGGTCCTCAAAGAGCCTCTAGGggggcctccagggacatccTGGAGGCTTCCAGagacctccagggacctccagggaatTTCAAGGGCCTTCAGGGGCCTCCAGGAACCTTTAGGGGGTCTGCAGAGgcatccaggggcctccagggacttCAAAGGGCCTCTAGGGGGCCTCCGGGGTCCTCCTTGGACATCTAGGGACATCCAGGGGGTCTCCAGGGACCTCAAGGcgcctccagagacctccagggaatttcagggggcctccaggggctTCAAGGACCTCCAGGGGCCTTTAGAGACCCCCAAAAGGCCTTTAGGGGCCTCCAGGTTACCTCCACCGACCTCCAGGGACTTCAAGGGGCATCCAAAGGCCTCCACGGACATCCAAGGCGCCTCCAGGGACCTGCAGGGATCTCCAGGGGcgtccagggacctccagggacctccaacGGCCTCCAAGGACATCCTaggggcctccagagacctccagggaAATCCAGGGGCCTCAAGGCACCTTAAGGGGGCCTGTAAGTGGCCTCCAGGGACATCCTGGGGGCCTACAGAGACCTCCAGGGGCCTTCAGGGATATCTAGGGGACTtccaggggcctccagagacctccagggaATTTTAA